The following proteins come from a genomic window of Nitrospiraceae bacterium:
- a CDS encoding hemerythrin domain-containing protein, producing the protein MSELNTILKFYEQDHDRLDELFKTYQKLKRSDFAQAKEAFEQFKSGLQRHIVWEEDLLFPLWEDKTGISGAGPTVVMRAEHRQIGQQLEAIHDKVAGQNRDSDQEEQALLNVLGSHNMKEERILYPAIDQVIEEKEREILFRRMANIPEERYKVCCGHEPV; encoded by the coding sequence ATGAGTGAGCTGAACACGATTCTCAAGTTTTACGAACAGGACCACGATCGGCTGGATGAGTTGTTCAAGACCTACCAAAAATTGAAGCGGTCTGACTTCGCACAGGCCAAGGAAGCCTTTGAGCAATTCAAAAGCGGCCTGCAGCGGCACATCGTGTGGGAGGAAGATCTCCTGTTCCCTTTGTGGGAAGACAAAACCGGCATCTCCGGAGCTGGGCCGACCGTTGTCATGAGAGCAGAGCATCGTCAGATCGGGCAGCAGCTCGAAGCCATTCATGACAAAGTGGCGGGGCAGAACCGTGACAGCGATCAAGAAGAGCAGGCACTCTTGAACGTTCTCGGCTCCCACAACATGAAAGAAGAACGGATCCTCTATCCGGCGATTGATCAGGTGATTGAGGAGAAAGAGCGTGAGATACTCTTTCGACGTATGGCCAACATTCCGGAAGAACGGTACAAGGTGTGTTGTGGTCATGAGCCGGTCTGA
- a CDS encoding thiamine pyrophosphate-dependent enzyme: protein MAWEPHIFKELHQIPREEHVFPGTPLCAGCGGLESLRLASKVLGSRVVYVNAAGCFTNLAAFPFTPLDASWLYTTMGSAPAGAQGVRDALDVLIAKGRLPKEEDVKVVVLGGDGSTYDMALSSTSGAISRKLDFYYFCYDNEAYGNTGVQLSPATPYGARTATSPCAVQHPAGTTQEKKDIFEIWRAHQPPYMATVSPRFPLDLEEKFLRAASYPGPKLFLAFAACPTGWVFDAAYTPDVARLAVECGLWPLKEAINGNVVHTYMPTLQPVEDYLKLQGRFRHLFEPIVQTEVIVHIQTRINTYWDRVKKAEQTA, encoded by the coding sequence ATGGCTTGGGAGCCACATATCTTCAAAGAGTTGCATCAGATTCCTCGAGAAGAGCATGTGTTTCCTGGCACACCGCTCTGCGCTGGCTGTGGAGGACTCGAATCGTTGCGGCTTGCGTCCAAGGTGCTCGGCAGCCGTGTCGTTTACGTCAATGCAGCAGGCTGCTTCACCAACCTGGCGGCCTTCCCTTTCACGCCGCTCGATGCGTCCTGGCTCTACACAACGATGGGATCAGCACCGGCCGGGGCACAGGGTGTTCGCGATGCTCTCGATGTGTTGATTGCCAAAGGGCGATTGCCGAAGGAAGAAGATGTCAAAGTGGTGGTGTTGGGCGGAGACGGATCGACCTACGACATGGCGCTTTCATCGACATCAGGGGCCATTAGCAGGAAGTTGGATTTTTATTATTTCTGTTACGACAACGAAGCCTACGGCAACACAGGGGTTCAGCTCAGCCCTGCCACCCCGTATGGTGCTAGAACCGCCACCTCACCCTGTGCGGTGCAACACCCCGCCGGCACCACTCAGGAAAAGAAAGACATTTTCGAAATCTGGCGTGCACATCAGCCTCCGTACATGGCGACTGTGTCGCCTCGTTTTCCACTCGACCTCGAAGAGAAATTTCTGCGCGCGGCGAGCTATCCCGGTCCCAAACTTTTCCTGGCGTTCGCGGCATGTCCGACAGGATGGGTATTTGATGCAGCCTATACTCCTGATGTGGCGAGATTGGCGGTGGAGTGCGGACTGTGGCCATTGAAAGAAGCGATTAATGGCAACGTGGTGCATACCTACATGCCTACACTCCAACCTGTCGAAGATTATCTCAAACTCCAAGGTCGGTTCCGCCATCTCTTCGAGCCGATCGTGCAGACGGAAGTCATCGTGCACATCCAGACTCGAATAAATACGTACTGGGACAGGGTAAAAAAAGCTGAACAGACGGCCTGA
- a CDS encoding pyruvate synthase, translated as MNQTHQMMTGNLAAAWGARLSDVDYVPAFPITPQTEIVEALSKWCGDGSLNARFITLDSEHSMMTAAGAAAATGARVFTATSSQGLLHAFEVLYTVVGWRVPFVLVNVSRALASPITLEPDHNDVLAARDSGFLQIHAETCQEVVDSIIMAYRIAEDQRVCLPVMVNLDGFYLSFTREPVILPDPQMVQAFLPPFRPAHLGFKASVPHALGTAVLGGSTYSYFRHQIHLASMNALQVHEEAATDFERLCGRRYDLVEGYRLDEAEDVLVMTNAFASKGKAAVDAARGQGRRVGLLRLRVIRPWPTTAIQQALQGRRAVAVLDQNLSPGQGGILFQEISACLYHEALRPRALCSFIGGLGGKNLSEGEFQAIFEQTADAGVRGKGIGPVLLYTESEHREIEQLQYLAHELKTGR; from the coding sequence ATGAACCAGACACACCAGATGATGACCGGCAATCTCGCAGCAGCCTGGGGAGCTCGTCTGTCCGACGTGGACTATGTCCCGGCGTTTCCGATCACTCCGCAAACGGAAATCGTCGAAGCTCTTTCCAAGTGGTGCGGGGACGGATCACTCAATGCCCGCTTCATCACGCTCGATTCGGAACATTCGATGATGACTGCGGCAGGAGCGGCGGCGGCAACTGGTGCGCGCGTGTTTACCGCGACGTCGAGCCAAGGCCTGCTTCACGCCTTCGAGGTGCTCTACACGGTGGTGGGATGGCGGGTGCCGTTCGTGCTGGTGAACGTGTCCCGCGCGCTGGCGTCGCCGATCACCCTGGAGCCGGACCACAATGACGTCCTGGCAGCGAGAGATTCCGGTTTTCTACAGATCCATGCTGAAACCTGTCAGGAAGTGGTGGACTCCATCATTATGGCGTACCGCATCGCTGAAGACCAGCGGGTCTGTCTGCCCGTCATGGTGAATCTGGACGGATTTTATCTTTCCTTCACGCGCGAGCCGGTCATCCTACCTGATCCACAGATGGTGCAGGCTTTCCTGCCGCCGTTCCGTCCGGCTCATCTGGGGTTCAAAGCGTCGGTCCCTCACGCGCTCGGGACGGCAGTGCTCGGCGGATCGACTTACAGTTACTTCCGTCACCAAATCCATCTCGCTTCAATGAACGCGCTTCAAGTGCATGAAGAGGCGGCTACGGACTTCGAACGGCTCTGTGGCCGTCGCTACGACCTGGTGGAAGGCTACCGTCTTGATGAGGCAGAGGATGTCCTCGTCATGACCAACGCCTTTGCGAGCAAAGGGAAGGCAGCGGTCGACGCGGCGAGGGGACAGGGCCGCCGTGTGGGATTGCTTCGGTTGCGTGTGATCCGTCCCTGGCCGACCACTGCGATCCAGCAGGCGCTGCAAGGCCGCCGGGCCGTGGCTGTGTTGGATCAAAATCTGTCACCGGGGCAGGGCGGTATTCTGTTTCAGGAGATTTCAGCCTGTCTTTACCACGAAGCCTTGCGGCCGAGAGCACTTTGTTCATTCATCGGGGGTCTGGGAGGAAAGAATCTGTCCGAGGGAGAATTCCAAGCGATCTTCGAACAAACAGCGGATGCCGGAGTCCGGGGGAAAGGGATCGGACCGGTGTTGCTCTATACCGAAAGCGAGCATCGAGAGATAGAACAGCTCCAGTACCTCGCGCACGAACTCAAAACTGGCAGGTGA
- a CDS encoding 2-oxoacid:acceptor oxidoreductase family protein, producing the protein MLSIRFHGRGGQGAKTASRILGTAAFLEGYQAQDSPIYGAERRGAPMYAFTRIAKEPIRERGFIVSPDLVVVADASLIPDPAARVSEGVDEGTALFVNSPLSPKQIRAQTALYGRLSTLDLNQMALEHFGKRGAISALLGAIAGRLVGLRRESIQEAIARELSELGLAASDIESNQAVGLRSYEAVPVISIDRSARQPAALAKLWAPAYESPTRGTASITAGPNSAIRSMSGWRTFRPVLRPDLCNGCWLCFANCPEGAITIKPDGKPAIYYPHCKGCLDCVEVCPTDAMTVERETNVG; encoded by the coding sequence GTGCTATCCATTCGCTTTCATGGCCGAGGCGGGCAGGGGGCGAAGACTGCCAGTCGGATTCTTGGAACCGCAGCTTTTCTGGAAGGATATCAGGCACAGGATTCTCCGATCTACGGGGCTGAGCGCCGGGGCGCGCCGATGTATGCGTTTACGCGGATTGCGAAAGAGCCGATTCGCGAGCGGGGATTCATCGTCAGTCCCGATCTAGTCGTGGTCGCAGATGCGTCGCTCATCCCAGATCCTGCCGCCCGCGTGTCGGAGGGTGTCGACGAAGGAACGGCCCTGTTCGTCAATTCTCCACTCAGTCCCAAACAAATACGGGCTCAGACCGCTCTTTACGGTCGTCTCTCGACATTGGACCTCAACCAGATGGCGCTTGAGCATTTTGGCAAGCGAGGAGCGATCAGCGCCTTGCTTGGAGCCATAGCCGGACGACTCGTCGGACTTCGTAGGGAATCAATCCAAGAGGCGATCGCGCGGGAATTGAGTGAGCTCGGTCTTGCCGCATCGGACATCGAGAGTAATCAAGCGGTAGGGCTTCGCTCCTATGAAGCAGTGCCGGTCATCTCTATTGACAGAAGTGCGCGCCAGCCTGCAGCTCTGGCGAAGCTATGGGCTCCGGCGTATGAATCACCGACGAGAGGAACCGCCAGTATTACGGCCGGACCTAATTCTGCTATCCGCTCGATGAGCGGGTGGCGGACATTCCGTCCGGTCTTGCGGCCGGACCTCTGCAATGGCTGCTGGCTCTGTTTTGCCAACTGTCCGGAAGGAGCAATTACGATCAAACCGGATGGCAAGCCCGCCATCTACTATCCGCACTGTAAAGGCTGTCTTGATTGCGTCGAAGTCTGTCCGACCGACGCAATGACCGTGGAACGGGAAACGAATGTAGGCTGA
- a CDS encoding YtxH domain-containing protein: MESQDAKCSTQAIALAFLGGAIAGAVAGILLAPKSGEETRRALKGYARKAEDEVIEKAKEARAALDEMIERGKHFVAEKRADVDAAVMAGKQAMKEKMDTCCS, translated from the coding sequence ATGGAGAGTCAGGACGCCAAATGTTCAACACAGGCCATCGCCCTCGCGTTTCTCGGTGGTGCCATCGCCGGAGCGGTGGCCGGTATTCTTCTCGCGCCGAAATCGGGCGAGGAAACGCGCCGAGCGCTGAAGGGGTATGCCAGAAAGGCCGAGGACGAGGTCATCGAAAAGGCCAAGGAGGCTCGAGCCGCTCTCGATGAAATGATCGAACGAGGGAAACATTTTGTCGCGGAAAAACGAGCTGATGTCGACGCGGCCGTCATGGCCGGTAAACAGGCCATGAAAGAGAAGATGGATACGTGCTGTAGTTAA
- a CDS encoding c-type cytochrome produces MPKWVVAERDDRIAFYRGNRKAVRVAVRVLVATSLFVGFVVAPVPAAEQHMMQPRVPADKLAEARTLTSPLPDSPDVVEKGKVLYNGKGTCFNCHGKDGMGNGPAATGLDPAPRNFHHHGFWRHRTEGEIFWVIKNGSPGTSMIGFVGQLTDEEIWAIIQYERSFAGAQGPGHGMGHRGPHRSGGIEPRNGGCCAGPDITP; encoded by the coding sequence ATGCCAAAGTGGGTCGTTGCAGAACGGGATGACAGAATCGCCTTTTACCGGGGAAACCGTAAGGCTGTGAGGGTGGCAGTGCGGGTGTTGGTCGCGACGTCGCTGTTCGTTGGTTTCGTTGTTGCTCCCGTACCGGCTGCCGAGCAACACATGATGCAGCCGCGGGTGCCGGCCGACAAGCTTGCAGAGGCGCGCACTCTCACGAGTCCGTTGCCAGACTCCCCCGACGTCGTCGAAAAAGGGAAGGTCCTCTATAACGGCAAAGGTACCTGCTTCAACTGCCACGGCAAGGACGGAATGGGAAACGGTCCGGCTGCGACCGGGCTCGACCCAGCCCCGAGAAACTTCCACCACCATGGATTCTGGCGGCATCGCACCGAAGGCGAAATCTTCTGGGTGATCAAGAACGGCTCGCCCGGCACCAGCATGATCGGATTCGTCGGCCAGCTCACGGATGAGGAAATTTGGGCCATCATCCAGTACGAGCGTAGCTTCGCAGGAGCGCAGGGACCGGGTCACGGGATGGGTCATAGGGGCCCTCATCGATCAGGTGGCATAGAACCAAGGAATGGAGGGTGTTGCGCCGGTCCGGACATCACTCCGTGA